The Musa acuminata AAA Group cultivar baxijiao unplaced genomic scaffold, Cavendish_Baxijiao_AAA HiC_scaffold_1137, whole genome shotgun sequence genome segment CCTGCGCGGGGCCCAGGTCTTAATTATTCAACGACCACTTCAACTAAGTTGTACCCTCCGTATCTCACAAAGATCgcacccttctctctctctcatctccggCTGCTCTTTCCTTTGTTCGGGTCGCTAAAGAAGACAAGAGAACAAGAACAAAGCGGTAGGGAGGAAAGGGAAAAGCTCCCATGGAGACCAACTCTGTGTCAACGGTGGGTTCTCTAAATCACTACGGTAGAACGGAAGGAACAATGGCGTGGTTTTTCTGTGTGAAGAATTCTGGATCGTCCAGGAGAGCAGAGGTTTCTGCAACCATGTCGCTCGCGTATTAATGGCCGGGAGATGCACCCACTCGATCGCCAGAGACGATAACTTACATGGTAGTAGTAAATGTGAGCGAGGTTGGTTAAGAAAGaaacctgagagagagagagagattctcgtGGTTCACATCCATGGCACAAAATAACTGTTCATTAATGGCAGCAAGTGAAACCAGAAAGTATGAGGTCACCCTAAGGCTAGTTTGTACGCTGAgaagtaaaagaaagaaagaggaagagcATGAGTTCATCGTTCACGTCTCTCTTCATTCAATTCCTCTCCCCCAAAACAAGGCACATTTACTGAAGCAAATGATCTTTCACACACACTCCTGCGCGTGAGACACGAACAACATGAGGATTTCATcattcacctctctctctctctctctctagaagaATAAAACATTTGCTGAAGCATACTACTAGAAGACTGAGAAAGCCTTTCTCTCCCTCGAGTCATCAACACGACCACACACGATAGCAGGTGTAGATCAGAGTATGCATGGCGGACACGTTTGAGAGTGAACTGTAGCAGCCAGCTTGTCCTTCTTAGTAGATTCATGTGAAAGTTAGAAGATGAACTTCGAAGAGAAGGAAGAGCAAAGAGGAGCTGAATCCAACAGTAGCAGTAGCACTAGCAGTCTCTTCCTACCCATTCCCACATAGccacaccctctctctctctctctttctctctctctctctctccaaatatTGGCCTTAAGGTACAACACCACTTCTTCCTGTTCCCCATCTTCACCACCAAGATCATGTTCATTAAAGCCAAATAATATAACCACCGCTCTTCACCACGCGTCTCCAGCAGCAACACAATGTAACTTCACCAAAGCTGAACAAAACCAGCTATAACAAGGGAAAGACTGAAACAGAtaaaagagaaagaggaggaggaggaggaagagaacatACGAAGAGCTACTAGACCGAATGAAAGCAgacaaaagggaggaggaggagagaggaagagaaCCCAAATCTGAGACACCCTATAGCAAGAATTACAAGACTGGCGGTGGTGCATGGAGGCCGGCGGGCTAGGGTTTCTTACCGAGGGTTTGCTTGTTGTTGTGCATCCAGACCTTGAGTACATGGCGATCGACGCAGGTCTCGCCGCAGAACTGCTGCACCGCCGCCTCGTCGTGCTTCTGGATCCGCCACCCCACGCGCTCCGCGAATGCCAGCATCTTCTCCTTCTGCTCCTGCGTGAACTTGGTCCGGGATCTCTTCCTGTGCCCTCCCGATCCTGATGTGCCCGCCGCGCCGCCTACTCCCACCAGCCCTCCCGCCCCCATCATCGGATTCGAGTCGCTGTCCTGGTCGTCCCGGCTCTGCCCTCCTGCGCCGGAAGTCGACGGCAGCGCGAGGAGCTGCGGCCTGTGCTGCTGCTGTGCGGACGCGGCCACCACCATGTGATGGCGATGGTGCAGGTACCCCGCCGGCGTCCGGTAGAACGGTGAGAACCGATGGTAGTACCCAACCGTCTCTAGCACGGCCCCTCCGCCACCGCCCTCTTCCTCCCTCCGATGGAAGTTGCGGTGGCAGCTGCACGCGGCGCATCGGAGCGCGTCGAGCGTGTCCTCCTCCCCGGCAGCCAAGAACTCGCTGCATCCGTCCACTGCGTGGCCTCCGATAGCCACCGCGTGGTTCTTTAAGCACTCCCTGTACCTCACTCCCCATCCACCTCCGTCACCGCCCACCTTCCGTTTCCCCGAACCTAACACGGCCGCTTCCTCAGCTCCGCCCGCGCTGCCTCCCATtttatctcctcctcctcctcctccttctcctccacgAGCTGAATTCGGCATGGGGTTATCGTAGCCCGAAATCGCCAGTAACCCCATCTCCTCATCAGCCTCATCGTGATCTTCGAAATCCATGTTCACCGCCGGTCCCCAACTCAGATCTCCGCCTTCCTCAGGCTTCTATCTCTTATTATCTCCTATCTTTAGTAGTTTAAGAGaaggagatgagagagagagagagagagagagagagaggagactgtGGACACCATCAGTTCTATTaaacacacctctctctctctctctctctctctctctccctccttcaAAGCTCCACACTTCCTGCGGTGGTGGCCTAAGCCCCACTCTCAAGCCAACATTTCCCACCCTTCATAAAACCACATGGTTTTTGGCCCTTTTTACTGTGGTAGTACTCTTTGACTGTTGATGGTGAATGGTAAAAGTGTCCCCATCCATTGAAATGACTGTACGATaaacaaaaaagcaaaaaaaataaaataaaatgtttttAGGATCTGACATgaccaataaaaaaaaagaaaaaagaaaaaagaaaagaaaagaaagtctcTGTTGATCGAAAACAGTGTGATATATCTATCCATCTGCAGCTAATAGACACTGATGATGCTGACGTAAAAAGTACATCACAAGTACGTTGGTAAGTTAATATCGAGCATCACAAAGTATAATTTCAGGATTTGTGTCGTTGTCATAATTATGCATCTCATAAAGTCGCTAAGTCGGATGTCTTTATCAACAACATATTATTAATGCATCCGTTCATGTATTACGTGTCGTCACAGTGATCGAGATGGTCATGTAACCTGTTAGGAATGTTTCCaagttttaattatattttaattaattgatagaattttaattatattattttttttagtaaattGGGGTttattcctatatatatatatatatatatatatatatatatatatatatatatatatatatatatatatatatatataaagtgttaGGGTTTTGGTGAGAGGAAAATGTTTTAAAAAAGGGTTAGAGTGTTTTCAAGCTTATGTGACAGATAAACAAGGGAAGTTGTACATGAGGGAGAATAACTTCGGAATCTTTTAATTGATTGGatgaatttgatttttttattaatgtaGAAAGGATTTATCGAATCACATTAATCTTAtagttttttcttttgatttttgatCTCCGtatgtttttttattttggaaTTCTTCTATCCTTCTCTAATAAAATGGTATAGCCCAAAGGATTTGACGATTAGAGATTCATATGTAATAgattatttttactatttttattatgaaaaaatTTGATTGAAGAAATAGTTTCATTCTATAATAGAGGAGGGTGAAAGATCTTTCTGTAAGTCCTAGAATATTAAAGAGACAAGCAAACGAACCAAAAAAATAAGTAAGCTCGAGGAAAAATATGTGAGTACTATTTATCTTTATATcactaataatattattaatgatgACTCTATCATGATTATTTgggataagttaaaaaaaatttatctggTAAAAAGATTAATTAACAAGTTGTATTTGAAGTGAAAGTTATATAGGCTACGGATAGTAGAAGGCAAAGACTTGGTAGAGCATCTAAATATATTCAAAGGAACATTAAATTAATTGAAGAAAGTTGATATGAAGATTGATAAAGAAGATAAAGCAGTGTTGCCTTCTCTATAAGGTACTTTTTCCatgtcctcttctagtgcccgtcttcgtcgtagtggaagcactagcctttgtcctttgtcagatccttcttagcaatctttgctttacccggtctacccttgcccttgtccttcttaagggacttttctgctttccttttctttctggtctcactagtatagatggcttctctttcttgacagtgttctttgcctccctcaatatattgaggagctcagagagagtaacttcaagcttattcatattaaaatttattatgaactaagaaaaggaatctggtagagacaaaagcacaagatccatatacaggttatcctctaggaccgttcatagacctgtgagtttctctatccactcaatcatctttaggatatggttttgaACCGATCTCTCCTCAGTCATCTTGGTATGGAAGaaactcttagatatctcatatcacttagtccttccctattcctcaaacagtttacagacatgtaggagaatggatctaacattcatcttttcatgttatctctgtatctcagaagtcatggagcccaacatataacactaagcaagagtggagtcatctatatacttcatgtagcgagtgatctcatcctcgcttgcccctattgaatatcgaattttaatgatgaaaccaattaatagtgtttatctaatgtgagtttgagtaacgcaggattagcttcgatcagaagaggcaaatcgattaaagcatgaggaatcaaacgttgggccggagcaaacatgtcaaaagattggacgtcaagttggaggatcggttgacgtgtcggcaaaaggctttggttcgtgaattcgggcatcgagccaagaagatcggatattgcactaaggagatcaggTGTTGCAAAACGAcaatatgctgattgggcaatacgccgaaggagaggatgatgcgcggaaggatcggacgaagcgtcggaagaaccaatgacatgctggacaacaaaggatttgcttgtaatcgattttgtctagattgagttagtttagagtctaattgactcggtttagaatgtaattataccaacttaattaggggccaactgagcccaagtttaggctgtgttgggccaagtgaaatgcccaaacagtgactaaacaggtgaaaccgtcgtagcacagtctccgagactatgtcgagcggtggtaccgcccaaacacagtttccgagagactgtcaagcggtggtatcgctagtctgggtggtggtaccgcctagtggcagggtgtcggttggtggtaccgcctagtgtcagtgctgcaggcgatggtaccacctagcacaagcgatggtaccgctaggacccgaaaaacctgggatgagactcttttaggctctaagtttgaatccatttgaggcctataaatacccctctcatccttggttaacatacatacaactgagagcaaaaagaaaagaaaacactgttgtaattATATGTGAACTCTTCTCAAAacttaagtgttagtcttgtttaagagaggagtaaagggggttgtaaaggttctcttctgtacctgtcaaaaggagaatcgagttgtaaggatagttgatcttcacccattaaagaaagatcattagtgaatgccggtggcctcgacaaaagaggaatcagaagtggatgtaggtcacgacgaccgaactactataaaatcggtttgcatttccttttgagcaatttacctttattacaaactactttaccttcttattactttcactatgctcccttacgcttccaagttaatatctttccaatttgttttatcatacgaatattTTAAACTGACATGATTTTactgctatactaattcaccccctcctcctcttagtgtcgacttgttcctaacagccCCTTCCTCGGGTGCAAGCATAATTGTATCAAGGGAGTATGCGatttctccatcgtgagaacgATTCTCAGGTTGTGGTGCTAATTCATGTAATTTACtagtaccggggagggtaaaaatgcagaatggatttcgaaaaaaTACCAATAGAAtaattgtacagatagaaaatatcacagaaggcaatgaacgaactcttgaagaaacttcggtaaaacgaaatatagctcaccaccaagtttaaaaatcaaaagggatacagaagatcaccaccctaatgataataaacaaggatacagaactgaaagcaaaagactcaccactcaaggacgcatccaagagatatagagttcaaaagagcactccaagagagcttctaccaatatcctcagttttctaaaaatcttttctaagccctaaaccccaaaataaatactagtgcatgaaacaacccttcatgcataggaaatttcgaaattaagtgctttacagctgccaaccaacttcaTTAATGAAtttcttagccatgaagaaaagcaccatgatacagctttacaactgccaaccaactccactaatgtattcctttgtgttgggaatatgctgatgagctgtgttatctgagtaggctgagttgaagattatgtagtaatattattggctgaaaaaaatattatattatcaatatgatccatatgagcagattgtagcaaattagacactcccgtgtcaatctcccctggttgaaaaagacttgtcctcaagttcttgtttgtttcatcatcatgattataaaaaggacttaagtcagctacattaaatgttggggatactccgtaatctttatgtagctcaatctcataagcatttttgtcaattctcttaagcaccttgaatggaccatcagccttaggtttcagttttccaaattttcccgacagaaacctctccttccttagataaatccaaaccaaatcacctgcattaaactccataagttttttgtgtttgttagcagcttgcatgtacctctcattttgtttctcaatggttgctttcacaccctcatgtagcttctttatctgcttagctctttcatcagcatctccactaaattgctttgttgtagaatgagggattaagtccaaaggaccagcaggattagcaccataaactacctcaaaaggactcttaccaatactatgatgcatagaacgattgtaggcaaactcaatttgtggaagaatgacatcccattgcttaatattcttgccaacatagcttctaagtaaatttcccaagcttcggtttgttacctcagtttgcccatcggtttgtggatgatgcgagctgctgaaattcaaagaagtacccagcttcctccaaagagttctccaaaaatgactaacaaattttgaatcttgatcagacaccatagttcttggaataccatgcaatttaacaatctccttaaaatataaatcaacaatatgagatgcatcatttgatttattgcatggaacaaagtgagacattttttaaaatctatcaacaacaaccatgatagaatccttgttcctttgagttcttggcagtcccaaaacgaaatcaagactcacatcctcccatggagcatttggcactggcaatggagtgtacaaaccagaattttgacttcttgtttttggcaAATAACACAAttagcattgcttcacatgtctatccacatctctgaacattttaggccagtagaaatttgattgaacaagagctagagtcttgtccctaccgaaatgtcctcccaaaacaccaccatgagcttcagctagaattacttgtctcaaagaacaagatggaacacataaagcattagctcgaaaaagaaaaccatcaaagataaaaaattattgaaaggaacctgatttacaattctgtcatatcgagccaaaatccacatcattctcatatagatctttgaatgtttcaaatccaaccactttgacttccattactgataataaagaatgctttctgctcaatgtgtcagtaactacattttgaacaccagatttgtgcttgattgtaaagttgtaagattgtaaaaactccacccaagctgcatgcctcttgtttagcttgtgttgctgattaatgaactttaatgcctcatgatcagaatatagaacaaatggcttggcaagaagatattgcctccaatgagacaaagctcaataaatcgcataaaactccttatcataagtagagtatttctttcttgtatcattcagcttttcactaaaaaatacaatgggtcttccgtcttgactcaaaacagcatcaattcccacattagatgcatcacattcaacttcaaacatattatcaaaatttggtagaactaagatagaagcttcagtaacctttcttttcaaaagctcaaaagcatcgttagcctcactagtccatttgaatttgtcacatttcagacattcggtgattggagcgacaatagagctgaaacccttgataaatcttctgtaaaacgaaattaagccatggaaactcctcacatcatgcaacaaagcaggtgttggccaactgagaatagcctctaccttactttgatccatcatgattccattttttgaaacaacataccccagaaacaccacactaaaagtaaagaaatcacacttctttagattagcataaagcgtttgatgcctcaaaataagaaagatctctttcagatgattcatatgc includes the following:
- the LOC135670953 gene encoding zinc-finger homeodomain protein 2-like — translated: MDFEDHDEADEEMGLLAISGYDNPMPNSARGGEGGGGGGDKMGGSAGGAEEAAVLGSGKRKVGGDGGGWGVRYRECLKNHAVAIGGHAVDGCSEFLAAGEEDTLDALRCAACSCHRNFHRREEEGGGGGAVLETVGYYHRFSPFYRTPAGYLHHRHHMVVAASAQQQHRPQLLALPSTSGAGGQSRDDQDSDSNPMMGAGGLVGVGGAAGTSGSGGHRKRSRTKFTQEQKEKMLAFAERVGWRIQKHDEAAVQQFCGETCVDRHVLKVWMHNNKQTLGKKP